In a single window of the Cucumis melo cultivar AY chromosome 11, USDA_Cmelo_AY_1.0, whole genome shotgun sequence genome:
- the LOC107991690 gene encoding transcription factor MYC1-like, with protein MEELLLSPSSSSSSSSSLHHRLRFLLHSQPLPWSYAIFWQTTTDDNGSVFLSWRDGHFQFPSQHPLSPPLLPDDPTDLDWFYMMSLTSSFPAADALPGKSFTSSSVVWLTGSEELHLHDCHRVKEAKSHGIQTFLCVPTSYGVLELASQQIIPEDWGLIQQIKSLFDPGFVNFSNTTDTPLPFLDQDFNFEDIGFISEVAEEEMETPLRKKSKTGEWELSDSDSPVMKTGVMKKTGQKRGRKPNMSKENAMNHVEAERQRREKLNNRFYALRSVVPNVSRMDKASLLSDAVSYINALKAKLEEMELQLRESKKSRDDGGDNQSTTTTSEELMKGKNGGGVRTTTTTTTTTTLVTRFDVEVKIIGRDAMVRVQSQNLNFPSAIVMGVFRDMEFEIQHASITNVNDIMLQDVLIKLPHGFSTDEALKAAVLSRLH; from the coding sequence ATGGAAGAACTCCTTCTTTCTCCTTCATCTTCATCCTCCTCCTCCTCATCCCTCCACCACCGCCTCCGCTTTCTCCTCCACTCTCAGCCACTCCCTTGGTCCTATGCCATCTTCTGGCAAACCACCACCGACGACAATGGCTCTGTTTTCCTCTCATGGCGCGATGGCCACTTCCAATTCCCTTCTCAACACCCCCTCTCTCCCCCTCTCCTCCCCGACGACCCCACCGACCTCGATTGGTTCTACATGATGTCCTTAACCTCCTCCTTCCCCGCCGCCGACGCCCTTCCGGGAAAATCCTTCACCTCTTCTTCTGTCGTCTGGCTCACCGGCTCCGAAGAACTCCACCTCCACGACTGCCATAGAGTCAAAGAAGCTAAATCTCACGGCATTCAAACCTTCCTTTGCGTCCCAACTTCCTACGGTGTTCTCGAACTCGCCTCCCAACAAATCATCCCCGAGGATTGGGGATTAATCCAACAGATAAAATCCCTGTTCGACCCGGGTTTTGTTAATTTCAGTAATACCACCGATACACCACTTCCGTTTTTGGATCAAGACTTCAACTTCGAGGATATTGGGTTTATAAGCGAAGTGGCGGAGGAAGAAATGGAAACCCCATTAAGAAAAAAATCGAAAACAGGGGAATGGGAGTTGTCGGATTCCGACAGCCCTGTTATGAAAACGGGGGTGATGAAAAAAACAGGGCAAAAACGAGGACGGAAGCCGAATATGAGTAAAGAAAATGCGATGAATCATGTAGAAGCAGAACGACAGAGAAGGGAGAAATTAAACAATAGATTCTACGCATTACGATCTGTAGTCCCAAATGTTTCGAGAATGGATAAAGCTTCATTGCTTTCTGATGCGGTTTCGTATATAAATGCATTGAAGGCTAAACTGGAGGAGATGGAGTTGCAATTGAGAGAGTCGAAGAAATCGAGAGACGATGGTGGTGATAATCAAAGCACCACGACGACGTCAGAGGAGCTAATGAAGGGGAAAAATGGTGGAGGTGTTAGGACAACGACGACTACAACAACAACGACAACATTGGTAACACGGTTCGATGTGGAGGTGAAAATTATTGGTAGGGATGCAATGGTGAGAGTTCAATCTCAGAATTTGAACTTCCCTTCGGCGATTGTAATGGGTGTATTTCGAGATATGGAGTTTGAAATTCAGCATGCGAGTATAACAAATGTGAATGATATTATGCTTCAAGATgttttgattaagcttcctcATGGTTTCTCTACTGATGAAGCTTTGAAAGCTGCTGTTTTGTCAAGATTACATTAA
- the LOC103498788 gene encoding LOW QUALITY PROTEIN: uncharacterized protein LOC103498788 (The sequence of the model RefSeq protein was modified relative to this genomic sequence to represent the inferred CDS: deleted 1 base in 1 codon), whose protein sequence is MKDRLHRRNAAIASSLAAIVKPAAYFIIILLTYALGYLSSSSSHHHHPPLRRRFPPPSLLLLQTPPDLNQFRIKTRCSPPIPHQHVRSTILQSVFNGKSPFIDFPHPHIAHLLHPKKIKGWGSNGAVFRNLVTQVKPRTIIEVGSFLGASATHMADLTRQLGLNTQILCVDDFRGWPGFLDRFKDLTMVNGDVSLLYQFMQNVVSMNASDSIIPLPFSTGSVLDSLCEWGVYGDLIEVDAGHDFNSAWSDINRAYRILRPGGVLFGHDYFLSADNRGVRRAVNLFAQINGFKVKVDGQHWVLVSR, encoded by the exons ATGAAGGACAGACTCCACCGCCGCAACGCCGCCATAGCCTCCTCCCTAGCTGCCATCGTCAAGCCCGCCgcatattttatcatcatctTATTAACCTACGCTCTCGGTTacttatcatcatcatcatca catcatcatcatccccCTCTACGTCGTCGCTTTCCTCCTCCCTCTCTCCTCCTCCTTCAA ACACCCCCTGACCTCAACCAATTCCGAATCAAAACCCGCTGTTCCCCACCCATCCCTCACCAACACGTACGTTCAACAATCCTCCAAAGCGTCTTCAACGGTAAATCCCCCTTCATCGACTTCCCTCACCCCCACATCGCTCACCTTCTCCACCCCAAAAAAATCAAGGGATGGGGCTCAAACGGCGCCGTTTTCCGGAACCTTGTTACACAAGTTAAGCCACGGACCATTATCGAGGTCGGTTCGTTTCTGGGTGCCTCAGCGACTCACATGGCGGACTTGACTCGTCAACTCGGCCTCAACACTCAGATTCTCTGCGTTGATGATTTTCGTGGCTGGCCCGGTTTTCTCGACCGGTTTAAGGATTTAACCATGGTAAACGGCGACGTTTCGTTGCTTTATCAGTTTATGCAGAATGTGGTTTCCATGAACGCTTCCGATTCGATTATCCCTTTGCCGTTCTCGACCGGTTCGGTTCTTGATAGTCTGTGCGAGTGGGGGGTTTATGGGGATTTGATTGAAGTGGATGCGGGTCATGACTTTAACTCGGCTTGGTCTGATATAAACCGGGCTTATCGGATACTTAGACCGGGTGGGGTTTTATTCGGGCATGATTATTTTCTATCGGCTGATAATCGAGGGGTAAGACGGGCAGTTAATTTGTTTGCTCAAATCAATGGCTTTAAAGTCAAAGTTGATGGTCAACACTGGGTTCTTGTGTCTCGTTAA
- the LOC103498786 gene encoding uncharacterized protein LOC103498786: MWAASSTSPSPSFRRLPITTTPPPAAPVSLFYAKSHPPKMDAENTKPNNSGTIKSFGHKILSAVNSPTPQSLNQTTPKHESQPEAPQISGSDVLRALQKAAAVKEKNRTQQVKEKKKKKKKEGAATEDSYSEMNHRVRPLKIKRDWGLRLTQLEKRLLEMSEPG; the protein is encoded by the coding sequence ATGTGGGCTGCCTCTTCCACCTCACCTAGCCCCTCGTTCCGCCGCCTCCCCATCACAACCACTCCTCCGCCCGCCGCTCCGGTCTCCCTCTTCTACGCAAAGTCCCACCCCCCCAAAATGGACGCTGAAAACACCAAACCAAACAACAGTGGCACCATCAAAAGCTTTGGCCACAAAATTCTCTCAGCCGTGAACTCCCCAACTCCCCAATCCCTTAACCAAACGACCCCGAAACACGAATCCCAACCGGAGGCTCCCCAAATTAGTGGGTCCGATGTTCTAAGGGCACTGCAGAAGGCGGCTGCCGTGAAGGAGAAGAACAGAACCCAACAAGttaaagagaagaagaagaagaagaagaaagaaggggCTGCCACCGAAGACAGTTACTCTGAGATGAACCATAGAGTGAGGCCTCTTAAGATCAAGAGAGATTGGGGATTGAGGCTCACCCAATTGGAAAAACGCCTTCTGGAAATGTCTGAGCCGGGTTGA